GCGGGAACCGTGGCCCCTGCAGCAAGATCAGCGACCACCTTGAGGGTGTGAAACCCGTCGGTATCCCGTTCAATCGTCGCCCGGACCACAGAGGACGAAACGATGGACCCGTTGCCCTCCGTATTGACGATTACGGACTTATAGACGTTCGCCTTGTTCAGAATATGAAAGATCATGCGCGTGTAAGCGCCGACCATCCGGAAAGTTAGCTGAAATGCAACGGTACTGTTATCAGGGACATTCCCCGCACGAGGACTGGTAAGAAAAAAGTCAAAGCCGTGGCTATTCAACTCGGTCGTCGGCGTTAACTTCAGAGAGCCCAATCCGAATGGCGTCTGCACTTCAGCATCATAGGTACTGGTCGCCCTCGCTGCGGTGTAGGCAGGCCGACGACTGGCGAAGACATACTGCATCCGCTCCGGTTCGATCAGGATGCCCCGGTGCTCCAGGGTGACCGGGTCGTGGTATGGCCTGGGTGTGTCGGCGGCGTAGGATGTCCACCGTCCATCCACCCCACGTCCCAGCGCTGCGGCCGACCTGGTCAGGGTCCAGTCGTCAGGAACCGTAGTGCCGAAACTCCAATCTTCCGCAGCAGCCGGAGGAATCACGGGAGGCGCGGGGACGAAAAACCAATTCATGGCAAAATCCAAGTGTTCGCCAGCAGCGCATTCAAGCGCCGCTGGCGTTGTTGAAGATCAGGAATGTGTTAAGTGATTATTAGTACCCGTTCTGGTTCAGGAGCCCGCCGGGCCTGAGAGCCTTCATCAGATTATCATCCATGGCCTGTTGGACTTGGCGCGCGATCATCTTTGCTTGTCTTTCGCCCGCTCCAGGATCTCCGCCGGGAGATTGCCCCACAGTGACGCTGATCGGCATGTTGATGTTGTGTCCGCCACCACCGGCTGGAGCCAGAGCCGCCATCTGCTGCTTGGTGAACACTCCCTCACCGGCCTGCAGGACCGCCGGCACCTCGTTACTGGCCAAGCCCCCGGCATGATATCTGTTCCAATCGCCGATTGGCGGCAAGGTGCGGGTCATGGGCGCCGCGCCGCCGGCAATTCCGCCTGTATGAAATGCGGAGACGCGCTTCGTACCTGATGACTCCCGGCCGACGATGCCTCCGGTGTGGAGCATGGGAATGCCGAGTGCCATCCCCAACGGCTTGATGATCGCCATCCTGATAGCCATGCGCGCAAGATCTTGCGCAATGGCCCGAGCCATATCGGCGAACGCTTCCTTGGCGCTTTTCGCCCCGGTGACGATGTCCACAAGTGCGTCTTCAAATGACAGCAGACCATTCCGTGCTGCAATATCAAGAGCAGCGCCGACAGTCGGAATGGAGTTGACCAGATCATCAAGTGCAGGGGTCGCAGATACTGCCCCAGTCTGCAGTTTATTTAACGCTCGATTGAACGTTTCTTGGCTGATACCGAGTTGGCCGTTCGTCTCGATGTAGAGACGAGCCATCTCCTCCAGCTTCGCCAATGCCGCCGAATAGCGCTCCGCTTCGGTGCGGGTATCCTCGAACACCTGCGCGGCATCGCCATTAAGCTGGGTGCGCATGTCAGCAAGCGCGCGGTTGAACGTCTCCTGCGAGATCCCGACCTCGCCGTTGGTCGCAGAGAACTGGTTCAACAAATCGGTCAGCTTCGCCAATCCGGCCTGGTACTGCTGGATGGGGGAAAGGGTCTGCTCGTAGATGGAAGCAGACTCAGCCACAGCATCGGCGCGGAGCCGCTCGGCTTCGGCGTTCTGGCGAGCGGTCTCCTGCGCCTGCGCCCATGCCGTGGACACCGAAGCGATCTGGTCGATGACGACCTGGTCCTTCTGGACCCCTGCCTCCTTCGCGGCGTTCCAAAGCTTATACTGAGCCGTGAGCCGGTCGATTTCCTGTGCCTGCTGGCCGTAGTGGAGCGACTGATACGCCATCGCATCCGTCTCATCGGAATATCGGACCAGCAAGTCATCGAAGGCTTTTCGCCGGTTCTCCAGTTCGCGAACGGCATCGCTCTTACCGCCCCTACCTCCGCCGCCCTTGCCGCCGCCTTCAGGCAGCAGTGTCGCGCCTCTGGGGATGGTCGGGCCAGGTCGGGTCGGTGCGGCGCCCTGTGCAGCCCCCAGCGCCGGGACGACCGGCATCGCTTGGTTGTCGGCTTTCGCCTTCTCCCATGCGCCGGAGAAGCTCTCGATCGGCGCGGACCAGTCCAAGTTCTTTATCAGCGCGGCGATCCGCTGAACGCCATTCCAGACACCGTCCAGACCGCGGATCAGACCGAGGATGCCACGCTCCAGTCCTCCGATCGCCATAGTCACCACTTCGAGAGTCGCAGTGATGCCGGGCTCGACCTTCTGGCCGACTGTGTTCAGGAGCTGATCCCAAGCATTTTTCATGCGTGTCGAAGTCGCGTTGATATTCCCCGCTGTCTTCTCCGCGGCGCCCTGGTACTCCTGCAACGCCGTGATGAGAGTTTGCTTGAAGAACGCTGCGGTGACGCGACCATCCGCGACCATCTTCTTGAAGCCGCCGGAAGGCAAGCCGGCAGCCTTGTCCAGTTCCTGCAGCAGTCCGGGCAGGGGCTCGACCACCTGGTTCAGGTCTTCAACGTTTGTCTTCGGACTGCTGAGAGCCTGGCCAAGGCCGTACATCACATTTCCGAGCTGGTCGGCCTTGGCACCGGTCGCGGCGGCCATGTTGCCCAACCCCTCCAAGGTCGTGCGGGCTTCCTCGGTCGAAATCACGCCGGCTTTGATCAGCGGTAGGAATTTCACGTAGCTGTCGGAGAGGGCGAAGAAGTCGGTGCTCATCCTCTGCGCGGTTTCCGAAAGGTAGCGCTGCGCCTCGGCTGCCTTCTCGCTGCTGCCGGTCAGCGTCTCCAGCCGGGTCTGCAGATCCTGGAACCGGGCTGTGGTGTTGACGATCTCCCGCCCCAGATCGGCAGCCTGCAGCGCGGCGAACACCCCGACCAGGCCGCGCGCTGCACCGCTCATGGCCGTCAGCGCTGCCGTGCCCTGGACGGCTTCGCCCTGGACGTCTCGGAGGCTCTTGGTCGCATTGTCGTTGTTGATCTTGATGTTGATGTTCGCCGAGCGCCGCGCTTCGTCGCGGATCTGCTCCAGCGTGCGCAAGACGCGCCGGCCGCCGGTTTCGGCACCGGAACCGTCGATGCCGATCTTGATGCCGTCGCCGCGGCCGACCGTCCGGGTCGCGGAGTCCTGGATCTGCTTCAGACTGCGGGAGACCCGATTGGCGCCGCTTTCGGCCCCCGATGAGTCGATTGATATTCTGATGGAGTGATCGGCCATCGGGAGCCTCCAGGCGCGAGAGGATTAGGCCGCTTCGGGCGAAGCAGCGGGGGGAGTAGCGGGGGCAGGGGGCTCTTCGGCCGTGTCTACGCCGTCGTAAGCGTAGCGGAGCGCCCTATCGACGGCGGCGACGACCTGCACGATGGGCGGGCTGGCCGCGGTCAGCGTGTCCGCTGTCACGTCCGGGTGGTGCCGCTTCAGACCGATCAGCACGATGCCGCCCAGCACCTCGGGATCGAAGAGGTCGCGGGTCGGACCGTAGTCCCGATAGATCTGCGACAGCGCAGGCCAGTCGAAGTCGAGCAGGAAAGTTCGGTCACCGAGCACGATGGGGAAGGTCTTGCGGGCCATTACCACCCCCACTTCTTGGGAGCCGGAGGAAGCGTCACGCCGGCCTCGGCCGCGAGCTGGCGGGCCAAGTCGGGGTTCTCCCGTTCCAGGCGCCCCTGCTCGGTCAGATTCCAATCTGGAGAGCCTTTGACGAACGGGTTCTTCGTGCCGGCAGACGATCCGTTCGACGCACCGGCTGGCTTCACATAGAGATGGTCCGCGGTCTCCTTCTGCTCCTTGATGGCGAGCGCCGGAGTCATCGTATCGCCGCGGCCGTTGATGGCGTTCAAACCGGAGGCTTCCTTGAGCGTGATCCCGCCTTTCGCATCGACCTGCCACTCTCCCATCCTCAGGGCACGGTTGACGGCATCCTCGACCGCTGTCGGCAGCACGCCTTGCTTCTTGGCTTCTTCCTGGAGTGCATAGCGGACACGGGTAAGCCGGTGCGCATCCTCGGACCGGATGAGGCTCGCCTTCAGCGAAATGACCTCGTCCTTCAGCTTCCGGATCTGATCAGCCTGGTCTTCATCGAAATCGTAAGTGCTGGTTGCCATGTCTTACTTTCCTCTTGTTCAAGACTTAATCAATTTTCGTCGCTAAGTTCCCGCCGCGCAACAGATTTCGCATCTGTAATCGCGGCATGCGCGCATGAAAAAAGCCGCTCAGCGGCGGCTTAAATGTACACGAATCGTGCTATTTTAGATCATGTCTGCTGACCTCCTCTTGATAGAACATGCTCCTTCCGGCGCTGCACCTGTGCGAGCGAAAGCCTATACTGCGCCAGTGCGTGTCGGGCTCGGGCTCGCCAGGAAATGCGTTCGGGGGTGTCAGGTTCGTCGCGAGCCGCGTCGGAACGGAGCGCCAGGTCGATCTCCTCGACGGTGTCGGTCAATCGCAACAAAAGCTCCTCCAGATCGCCGGGATTGAGCAGCGCTCGCCGGGAGATATCGCGCTCCAGCCTTGCCCGCTCGGCCATCCGCTCGGTGAGAAGATCTTCGTCAATCGGCATGGATGCCTCCAATGAAAAAGCCCCGCCGAAGCGGGGCCTGGGGACAGGAGCAAGTTGTTGATTCAACAATCTGTTTATGGTGTCAGCCTGCCTTCGACAGCTTCTGCTGGACAGTCAATCCGGCACCCTCAATGACGCCTCCAGAAACGAGGCGCCCTTGAAGGATCACCACTGCTTCTGCCCCAGTCGCTTGGATTTCGGTCAACTGGCGGAATGCCCGGCGCCAGTTCTTTCCGCTCATCGGAGCGACGTATTTCCGGCCATCTCCCATATCGAACGTGAGATCCACAGTCTTCACCGTGTCAGCGATAAAGCGGATTTCGGATGGCGGCACCATGAGGTTCACCTTCATCGCCGGGATCTTCACGACGATCGTCTCCTTCTTCGGTCCAGGGGCAGGTTGGGGCGCAAGCTTGGATAAGGCAAAGGCGCTGTGTTCGGCAGTCACCGGCTCCGTAGGATTGCCTTCGAGATCGTGACGCCATGCCCCAGGAGCAGCCAGAGCAGCATTGTATTCGGGGCGCCGGACGTAGGCACGCAAAACCCTTGCGACGATACTCGACGCCTTACCTTCCGGCATGTCGTTGCGTGACTGGACGCGCTCCTGCAATGCCGGTCCAGAGCCGAGAGCCAGCGGCCGGATAACTGGATGTTCGGGTGTCGGGAAAACGGGTGGCAATGGGTCCACGACTAGGCGCAGCCGCTCCATCAGCCGCAAGGTGTCGTCGCTTGCTTTGGTCATCTCAGAGCACATAGCCGCCCTCCTCGACCAGGTCAAACAGGGTGGCTATTTCGGCATCCGACCGGGACATGCCGCCATCGATCTCCCGGATGGCTGCGCGCTCGGCCAAAGCAGGTTCAGCAGCTACCACAGCAGCGATGCGGACCGGATCACCGGTCATGATCGCATCTCTGATGGATCGATCGAGTACAGGCCGCCGGGAAGCGTCCCAACTGTCACTCACGCGCGTGAGAGAGTTCTGGGGAGGGGTCTGGAGAGGCGATAGGTAGGGAGAATGACCACATGAGGTATAAGGGTATTGTTCAGACGACTCCTTATTCCCCACGCGCGCAAGTGACAGTTGGGACACTTCCTGCGGAACCTTTGAAAAATCAGGGCTTTTTGAGGCTTCACCCTCTCTGTGGATTCCCTCTCCAATGCGGTTTTTGACGGTCTCAGACCCTGCCAGTGTTTTGTAGGCTACTGTTCTATAACGGTTTTTCTGAAACGTCCTAACTGTCACCGTGGGGTCACTGACACTTGGGACGGTCTGATGCCGCGTCCTAACTGTCAGTGGGTGGGTACTGACACTTGGGACGCTCGAAACCAGCACTTCACGGGCGCGGTCGTAAATGGACATCACGCACCCTCCCGCAGGCCCAAAACGCGGCTTGCAGCGGCGATTTTGGCTTTGATTTCATCGCGCCGGGCCTTTTCAGCAGCGGCGCGTTTCGCGAACACGCTGTGGACAGCCTCGTTGACGATCCACTCGGAAACATCCTTGCCGTTCCGGTTCTCGACCGGCGTGACCCAACTTGCCAGATCGAGAAGCCTCATGGCGTCCGTGATCAGGTTCGGCTTATCCCGCAGGTTACTGGAATAGGAACGGTAGATGTCGCGCTGGGTAATTTTGGTTTTGCCATGAGCGATGATGTAGCCGGCGATCCAGCGTGCCAGTTCAAGGTTGGGACTGGCGTTGCAGAGGTCACGGTAGAACCGCATCAGGTTGGGCAGCAGCAGGTCCAGCATGAACCGGGCAACGCGCCTGGCGGTCTCCCCGGAGACCGTATTGGGGGGCTCGATGCCATCCGACACTGCCTCCACCATGTGAAAGGTGAGGCAGAGACGCGCGAACAGCCCATCCCACTTTCCGAGGTGATATTTCAGAGGCTCTGGAGAGTCGGGCAGAATGTGGATCATATCGATCACATCCAGCACGGTCGTGCGCTCAGCCTGTGCGGCCTCCGACAGCAGAAAGGGAGGTTTACCCTCCCAGGGAGACATGGTCTCCAGCATCCTGATCACTGAATGATACCGGTCAGTCACGGGCCGATTGGGAGCCCGGTCGATCCCGCGACTGGACGGTTGGGCATGGACCAGCATGAAGCGCTGAAGCAAGCCGTCATCACCCATCTTTCCGAAGATCTCGCGCATCTTCCCCGGCTGAATGGTGCCGATGATGCAGGCAGACCAATTGGGAATGCGGATGTTTCCCCGTTTGATGCGGTCTACAGTATGGCGCCCGCCGTTGTAGGTCATCAGCCATTCAGACCGATCTTTCCCCGCACCGCTGGTATCCTTGCTGGCGTCCATTGATCCGACCCAGCTCACCAGCTCGTCGTTTTCGACGATGATCCCTCTCGGGTTATCGGCTAGCACTTCGCCCAGGGAGGCGATATTCACGTCGTTGACGACCTTGCGGCGCCGGGGTGGTTTATCGGGCTTGACCGGCTGTGGGCATTCCTCGCCTCGGGCCACGGCCGATGTATAAGCCTCCATCTTCTTGAGATAGATCTTCTCGTCGATCGCATACTGTTCGTGGATCGGCGCGTCCATCTCGGCGTAGTCGTGATCCAGGTTGTGCAGGGGCTTCATCACGGCGGAAAGAGCTGGGGTCTTTTTCGCGCTGGGAGGCGCGATGAAAGCACCCCACAGCCGCGCTGACTCTGTCCAGTTCGTGTCATGGACCTTGGGCTGGAGACGATAGGCGTCATCAATGACGGCAGCAGCCGCGACCAAGCAGCCAGTGGCGATCATAGCCGGATC
The DNA window shown above is from Skermanella sp. TT6 and carries:
- a CDS encoding tape measure protein; translated protein: MADHSIRISIDSSGAESGANRVSRSLKQIQDSATRTVGRGDGIKIGIDGSGAETGGRRVLRTLEQIRDEARRSANINIKINNDNATKSLRDVQGEAVQGTAALTAMSGAARGLVGVFAALQAADLGREIVNTTARFQDLQTRLETLTGSSEKAAEAQRYLSETAQRMSTDFFALSDSYVKFLPLIKAGVISTEEARTTLEGLGNMAAATGAKADQLGNVMYGLGQALSSPKTNVEDLNQVVEPLPGLLQELDKAAGLPSGGFKKMVADGRVTAAFFKQTLITALQEYQGAAEKTAGNINATSTRMKNAWDQLLNTVGQKVEPGITATLEVVTMAIGGLERGILGLIRGLDGVWNGVQRIAALIKNLDWSAPIESFSGAWEKAKADNQAMPVVPALGAAQGAAPTRPGPTIPRGATLLPEGGGKGGGGRGGKSDAVRELENRRKAFDDLLVRYSDETDAMAYQSLHYGQQAQEIDRLTAQYKLWNAAKEAGVQKDQVVIDQIASVSTAWAQAQETARQNAEAERLRADAVAESASIYEQTLSPIQQYQAGLAKLTDLLNQFSATNGEVGISQETFNRALADMRTQLNGDAAQVFEDTRTEAERYSAALAKLEEMARLYIETNGQLGISQETFNRALNKLQTGAVSATPALDDLVNSIPTVGAALDIAARNGLLSFEDALVDIVTGAKSAKEAFADMARAIAQDLARMAIRMAIIKPLGMALGIPMLHTGGIVGRESSGTKRVSAFHTGGIAGGAAPMTRTLPPIGDWNRYHAGGLASNEVPAVLQAGEGVFTKQQMAALAPAGGGGHNINMPISVTVGQSPGGDPGAGERQAKMIARQVQQAMDDNLMKALRPGGLLNQNGY
- a CDS encoding ProQ/FINO family protein: MTKASDDTLRLMERLRLVVDPLPPVFPTPEHPVIRPLALGSGPALQERVQSRNDMPEGKASSIVARVLRAYVRRPEYNAALAAPGAWRHDLEGNPTEPVTAEHSAFALSKLAPQPAPGPKKETIVVKIPAMKVNLMVPPSEIRFIADTVKTVDLTFDMGDGRKYVAPMSGKNWRRAFRQLTEIQATGAEAVVILQGRLVSGGVIEGAGLTVQQKLSKAG
- a CDS encoding DUF3987 domain-containing protein: MHTENIVSPGYVKADQQPVDRIDEFFRTMNAIALPMKGQGKMVLTGFGENPTTGARLSPRIAHFEIGEHRAMAAMSRNWTKERHRNVYWLLAIVRPDLSPRLKASEADIVWSLGIVADFDDEHALDYASRLPIEPSMVLETSRGRYQAIYLFDKPVDPVRAKAIAVRVQAHSNCDYCTKDVCHVWRIPDTNNWPTKKKIAEGRDPSPQRVRVVSEFCGLVHSPEEMEAAFPDLIKNELVKAVRPVVRTKDRHELPEYLLRKMEEDVQVGKRSERAKLVITSMLELGWSTESIVSKLLQYPNGFVSRYGNEKHLRDDVERISSKGFKLKTEDEVSQSFKPPPKVAKQPEKTEPPCEPQPLPVDIFGDTNIAGIPAMPAGCVPPVLEAFAKDSSELLGVDPAMIATGCLVAAAAVIDDAYRLQPKVHDTNWTESARLWGAFIAPPSAKKTPALSAVMKPLHNLDHDYAEMDAPIHEQYAIDEKIYLKKMEAYTSAVARGEECPQPVKPDKPPRRRKVVNDVNIASLGEVLADNPRGIIVENDELVSWVGSMDASKDTSGAGKDRSEWLMTYNGGRHTVDRIKRGNIRIPNWSACIIGTIQPGKMREIFGKMGDDGLLQRFMLVHAQPSSRGIDRAPNRPVTDRYHSVIRMLETMSPWEGKPPFLLSEAAQAERTTVLDVIDMIHILPDSPEPLKYHLGKWDGLFARLCLTFHMVEAVSDGIEPPNTVSGETARRVARFMLDLLLPNLMRFYRDLCNASPNLELARWIAGYIIAHGKTKITQRDIYRSYSSNLRDKPNLITDAMRLLDLASWVTPVENRNGKDVSEWIVNEAVHSVFAKRAAAEKARRDEIKAKIAAASRVLGLREGA